The Microbacterium natoriense genomic interval CTTCGTGTGCGCAAGCCCTGTGCCCGCGCGCTCGTTCGGGAGGAGAACGCAGGTTCGGGCTGAGGTTTCGCGGAGATTCCTCAGCCCGAGCGCGAGATCTCCTCCCGAACAGAAGAGCGGAGGCCGCGAATCCGCGCCGCGACGCGGACGCTCCTAGTCGAACAGGTGCGCGATGATGGCCGAGGTGTATCCGCTGGGCGCGAGGTTCGAGTAGCGCGTGTCGATGAGCACGTCATCGCGCCAGAACAGCGTGCGGCCGTCGGTGACGGGGTACTGCTCGTTCTGCCAGGTCTTCTCGCAGCGCGTGCCGCCGTCGGGGGTGAAGCACGCGAAGCCCTCGTTGGTCACGAGCGCGTTGAGCATGTCGAGCGCCGGGCCGCGGTTCATCTTCGAGATGGTGGTGACCAGCCGTGTGGTGTCGGCACGAGGGTCGGCCCAGATGCAGGTGAGCGTGCCGTCGGCGCCCACGCCGGACGGGCCGAAGGCGGCGTCGTTGAGCGGAGTGTCGCCGAGCTGCGAGAGCACGTCCTCTGACAGGATCGCCCGGCAGTCGGTCGGCAGCGCGATGCCCTTGGTCGTGGCGGTGGGAGACGGAGACGCCGTGGGAGAGTCGGATGCTCCGGGTGAGGCGATCGTCTCATCGGATGTCGGCTTCGGCGTGCCGTTCGATCCGCCGGCATCCGACGGGCCGCAGCCCGTCAGCACGGCGGTGAGCAGCAGAGCGGCGGCGCCGGCGGCGAGTCGAGCGTTCATGCGCACAACGTATCGTCCCGGCTTCTCCCGGCGATAGGGGCGCGATCGCGTGTCGTCGATCCGGAGTCCTGAGGTACTGTCGGCAGAATGAGCACCGAATCTGCAGCGATGGGGAGCGCGGTCGTCATCGGCGACGCGCTGATCGACGAGATCAGAGACGCCGGTGGCGTCAGGGAGCTCGTCGGGGGAGCGGCCCTGAACGTGGCTGTCGGCCTCCGCCGCCTCGGCGTGCCGACGACGCTGATCGCGATGGTCGGCGATGACGAGGCGGGCGCGCATATTCGCGGATACCTCGTCGACCACGATGTCCGGCTGATCGCGAGTGCCGCTCCGCACGGCTCTTCGCGTGCGATCGTGACGTGGTCGCAGAGCGGCGAACCGCAGTACGAGTTCAACGAGGCGGCGCGGGCGCGCAGCATCCGCTATTCCGATGAAGCCCGGCAGGCGATCGCCGATGCCGGCCTCGTCGCCGTGAGCTGCTTCCCCTTCGACGTCCCGGCCGAGGTCGATGCGCTGGCCGACGCCGTCGCCGATGCGCGCGTCGCGGTGGATCCGAATCCGCGGTCGGGCATGCTTCGCGATCGGGAGGAGTTCGTGCGGGGCTTCGAGAGCGTGGCAGCGGATGCCGTGATCGTGAAGGTCGGAGCGGACGACGCCGACCTGCTGTACGACGGAGACCTCGACGCGCTGCGCGCGCGGCTGCGCGGATCGGGAGCGGATGCCGTGCTCGCGACTGCAGGCGCAGACGGCGCGGTGCTGGAATCGGATGCCGGCGTCGTGCGGGCGCCGATCTCGGCGCTGCCTGGGCGGATCGTTGACACGGTCGGGGCGGGCGACGCGACTCTCGCCGCCGTCGCCGCCGGGCTCGTAGCGGGGGAGACCGACATGCAGGCTCTGCTGCAGCGAGCGATGGATGTGGCGGCCGCGACGTGCCGCGCTGAGGGCGGTCTGCTGCGCACGCCGGAGTCGTTGGCCGACGCCGAGCGCGGGGTGTACGGCAGCTGACGGCTCGATTTCTCGCGACCGCTGCCGACAGGTATGATTGATACTCGTGCCCCTGGTTGGCTGTCCAAGTCGGGCGGGCGCACAATGGCGAGTTACCCAAGCGGCCAAAGGGATCTGACTGTAAATCAGCCGTCTTCGACTTCGGGGGTTCGAATCCCTCACTCGCCACCGTGGGGTGTTCTCGGATCTAGAACTCACATGTTCTCGGATCTAAACACCTACGAAGAAGGCCTGCCGGACGACTGGCAGGCCTTCTTCGTTCTCCCATTACGAGTATCGCCACACTCACGTCGGGTGGATAGTCGCCTTCGCCGCGACCAGCACCCCTTCCTCCGGCGCCGCCGCCAACACGTCATCCTCCTCGCACCCGTACATGTCTGCGTCGATGAAGTCCTCTACGCGACGCTCAGTCCCAACTGCGCCTTGCGGCTCGCCGACATGCCTTTCCTTGAGGGGCGTGGACGCGCGCTCACTGGCCGCGTGCTGCGCGCATGGCGGGAGAGCGCGTCCGGCGCTGGAGTTCCGTCGAAGTACTGCTGCTCCCAGTCGAGGATGCGCGCGGCGTTCGTCGCAATGACCCCGAGGAGCACGAGGAAAGTCTGGCCGGCCTCGCCACGCTTGCGGCGTGAGGTGGAGTCGGCGAGCCCGTTGTCCGCGTGCTTGAGGCTGTAATTGAACGACTCGATGACCTGGCGGCCGTAACTGTGGATGCGCTGCCATTCGGGTGAGTTGTACCGGTGGTGCTGTTCGTACTTGCCGCCGTCGTTGACGTGGAACTGCACGGAGGTGGAGTTGGTGCAGCAGGGCCCTGGCGCTTTCGGCGGGTGCAGAACGGGCAGGGCCACCGCACCGTTCTTCAACGGCTTCTGCGCAGGCTTTAGCGGGCACTCGAGTGTGCGCGACGGACCTGAGGCCGGGCAGCGCATGGGGTGTGCTGGCTGTGGGGCACGACAGTGACGTACGAGCAGGTGTACGAAGCGTCCCAACGAGCCGCCGCCACGTTCCGAGGATAGAAAGTACGAGCGCCGCGTGGTCGTACATCAGCCATCAGGATGTCAGATGGGCGATCTATGGCCTCGCCTGAGCTTCGGCGACTGCCCCGAGCGCCGCGGTGCGCCGATTCTCTGGCGTGTCATCCATCTTGAGGTAACCGTCAGGCAGTTCGTCGGCGTACTTGCTCGCGATCTCCTCGAAGTCGAAGTGCTTCCTGGCGTCGTCGGTGCGGAAGCCTTCGATGCGGGTGCGTTCGATTCCGCCGGGGAACGACACTGACAACCGTGCAAACCATGACAGAGTCTCCAGTTGGCCGTGAGTTCGTTTCTGCTCGTCGACCCACGCTGCGAATCCGTCTGGATCGATCTGGTCCCAGTCGGTCAGGGCCTCGCGAACACGCCATCGCATGTTCACGACGCTCGCGTCCTCGGTGGCAAGCAGGTCGCGGAGCGCGTCGGTCACCGCTCGTCGCGCACCGGAGCTGAACTCAAGCGGCGGGACGTCATCGGGTTCCATCTCTGTGGCCCAGCGCGCGCTGGTAGCGACCACGGCTCCCCGGCGTCCACCTGACATCGCACGAAGCACCGCTTCGACGTCATCTCGTGGAAGGTTCTTCAACTGCCGCGCGATCTCGCGGTGAATTCGCAGCGTCCAGTCCAGCGTCTTGGCCCTGTCGAAGTCCTGGATGACCATGTCTGCCAGCCATCTGAACGTTGCGGGGGACTTGATGTTCGCGTCGCCTGCAGCGGCGGCGATCTTCGGCGCAGTGCGATTCGGGTTGGTCTCGAGTCCTGAGACGCAACTCTTGGCGGCCTCCGAAGTCTCGCCGACCCCGTCCTCAAAGTCCTGGATCGCTTGACGGACAACGGAATCGCGGAGGTCGCCGTCGGGCACGCCCGCGGTGAAGTAGCGGTCGAAATAGTCTTCGGACGCGATGTGCGGACCAAGGTGGGAGCTGCCGCCGCTTGGTGACCCTGTTGATTGAGCGAAACGAGGGAAGAGCGATGCGACAGCGCTGATGACTCCCGCAGTCTCTGACTCCCGCGTGCCGGCATCGACGAAGGCTTGTGCCCAGTCCGCTCGGATGGTGTCGGGGCTTCGGCGCTCCTGAGGGTCGACATGAGCTGCCACACTACCGATGAGCTCATCACGTCGAGTCTGCAAGAGTGCGTACACGCCTGGCTCGAACGTGCGGATCCAGGTGAGGATGAGGAAGTCGACGAGGTCGACCTCACCTGCGAAACGTTGGCTGAGGATCCGCGCCTGAGCGAAGTAGCGGAGGAGGGCTCGAGGGGTTGTGAGGCGCCGTGAGATGAAGCGCTCGTACGCCTCCTGGAATCTCGGGCGGGCGAGATCGTCGATAACGTGCCCGGTGTCCGCCTCCAAGTCCATGAGGGCCTCGTTGGTCAGTTCAGAGACGTCACTCGGACGGAGTTGCGGGACATCGAATCGGATCTGCACCACCTTCTCCATGTAGTCCCGCGCGCGACCTAGCTGCCCGTCGCCGATGAGATTGGTGCGAGTGAGAACGTCCAGGATTGTCGACTCGTCGTAAGACAGGAGGTAGTGGACGTAGGGGAGTCTGCCGAGCTGGCGAACGAGCTTCAGCGTGAGGAGGAGCTCATCCGCGGAAATCCGGTCGAGATCGTCGATGACGATGAGGACAGGAGTCTTCGCCTTCTTGAGCGTGTCCACGAGCTTTCGGCGCGCGGCGTCCGCGCTACGGTTGCTGCCGAGAAGCTTCGCGGCGCCCTCCACGACTTTGCTGGCGTCGAAGATCCCCCATGCGGAGGCGACAGCTGTCAGTGGAGCGACAGCAACGCCGAAATCGCTGAGCAGGTCACGGGCAGCGTCGAACTTCGAGGAGCCGAAACTCGCGTTGAGTGAGCCGAAGAACCCGAGTTGCAGGGTCCCGGCGTCGGGATAGTCCCACGGGTTGAAAGTGAGGACGGTCCAGGGGGTCGTGTCTGCGTCGGCGGGTTCTTCGGTGGCCTTGGCGCGCAACCAGTCGAGCATCGAGGTCTTCCCGGATCCCCAGGGGCCCACGAGACCGAAGACCGAAGAGTCCTCTTCGGTCCGTGCTTCATCGATGATCTCCCAAGCCCGTCGGAGAAAATCTGCGCGTCCGAACCGGGGCGCGATAGCGGCGTTCGACTCGTCCGTGATGAAAGACTTCGAGGTCGACGCAACGGAGGCGCCATCGTCATGGGGGTCCTCGCTGACTTCGTGTCCCCAGAATCTGAGCCAGCCGTCTTTCGCACGCTGGCGGGCGGAGCGTTCGTCTCTCATGACTCTCAGCATGGTGCATGTGAGGGGCGCGAGTGAAAGTTCGCTCGCGCCCCGGTCGTCTTCTACGCCAGGCCGCAGTAAATCTGAGTGCCGTCGGGGTCGAAGGCGCGCTGTTCGGTGCTGATTTCGGGGATGGTCTCGCCGATGGGGGTCGCGTACCACCGCTTAACCTTGTACTCGGCGTACGGCTGGGGAGCTGTCTCCGGCGGGATTCTCGGCGACGGCGGCCGGCCCGGTTACGTAACGACTCCAACCCCCGTGCAGCAGGTCGGGAATCCACTCCAGACTCGGTCCGACTGGTCGGGTTCTACTCGGGAGTGCTGGCGTTCGCCGAGCCGAGACCGCTCACCCCTGTGGACGTGGAGGGGCCGGAAGCAGGCGCGGAGGTCGATCCCACACCAGAATTCCACGGCACAGGCGACAGGGACGCGACGATTGTCTTCACCGGTAGCGACCGCGATCTCGGATCCGCGACGGTCGCGCGCGACGGGACGTGGAGGTTCACCCCGGCCGCCCCGCTGCCGGAAGGCGACATCACGGTGGTCGCTACCCAAGACGTCGATGGCTCAGTCGACAGCGTCGACCTCAAGGTTGCTGTCCCCGCCGAGCCCGTCGCAATCGCGTCGCACAACGACGGCGATGACTTCACGCACGGTGACATTCTCCACGGGACGGGAGAACCCGGCGCCCTGGTGACAATCGCCGACGCCGAGGCGAAGCCGTCGATGCGGTCCGCGCGGGCACAGGCAACCGTCGATGTGGAGGGTGTGTGGGCGCTCGCACTCCACGAACTTGAAGAAGGCGAACGCACCGTCACCGTAATCCAAGACGTGGATGGTTCTTCGGCTGCGGTCAAGCTCGCCGTGCGAGCGCCGGACACCCCCGGTCCCGTCGACCCGGCGGACGGAAGCAAGCCCGGCGCCGGCGAACGAGGAGAGGCCAATGACGCGAAGGGGCAACTCGCCGCGACTGGCTGGGATCTCGCCGCGATATCGTTTCCGGTTGCGCTCGCCCTCCTCGCGATTCTGGTGTCGCTCACTCTGATGCGTCGTCGAACGGTCGTGGGCAACGATTGAGGTGCGAGCGCCCCGTGAGCACGGGGCGCTCGCCCTGTAGGGGCGTCGCGACTGGCAGAATCATGGCGTCACCGCCCACCGTCGAAAGGCCCGTCGTGCCCGCAGGACTCTCGCCGCTCGTTTCGCTGGCTACCAGCATGCACGCCCAACCAGGCGTCTACGCGCTACTGCTCGGGTCCGGCGTCTCCACAGGAGCGGGCGTGCCGACCGGCTGGGGAATTGTTGGGGAACTCGTGAGCCGCATCGCTCACGTCGCGGGCGGCGAGGACGCATCCGCGGCGGCGCGAGCGAACCCAGAATCGTGGTGGGTAGAGAACGGCAGCGGTGAGCTTGGATACTCCACGCTCTTGGAGGCTCTCGCCCCGACGGCTGCCGCGCGTCATGGTCTGCTCGCCGAGTTCTTTGAAGGCAAGGATGACGACGACGAGCCCGTCGTGCCCAGCCGAGCGCATCGAGCTATCGCTGAACTCGTCGACCGAGGCGTGGTGCGGGTGATTGTCACCACGAATTTCGACCGTCTCATGGAGCGAGCGCTGCAAGAACGCGGCATCGAACCGCAGGTGATCTCCCGCCCGGAAGCAGTCAACGGGATGGCGCCGCTTGCGCACTCGAAGGCCACCATCATCAAACTCCACGGGGACTACAAGGACCTCGGCACGCTGAACACGCCAACGGAGTTGTCGGCGTACGCCCCCGAGTGGACGACACTGCTCGGTCAGGTCTTCGACGAATACGGGCTCGTGGTCTCCGGCTGGTCCGCGGAATGGGACAGCGCCCTCGTCGCCGCACTGGAAGGCGCGACGAGTCGCCGTTACCCGTTGTACTGGGACGCAAGAAGTGCCCGGCACGACAACGCGACACGGTTGCTGGCGTTCCGTGCCGGAACCGTCATTCCCGCGGCATCCGCCGACGACCTGTTCTCCGAAATGGCGGAAGCGCTGGACGCGCTCGACCGGATGAGCACGCCGCCACTGTCGACAGCGCTTGCCGTTGCTCGACTGAAAAAGTACTTGCCGGATCCGGTGCGGCGCATCGACCTTCACGACCTGGTGATGAGTTTCGTTGAAGACGTCGTCCGAAAGATCGAGGCAAGTCCCATCACCGGGGATGCGAACTACGCCGACCTGGACCGATTGTACGAGGACATGTTTGTCGCCATGGAGCGTGTGACGCCCCTCCTCATCGATGGGGTGTGGCATTCATCTGGCCCCGAACACACGCAGCTGTGGTCCGATGTGCTGCAACGCCTGCTCGACGCCGCGTTGCCGGCACCGGACCGGTGGAACCGGGCGTACCGAGGCGCACGACTCATCCCTGCATTCGTCGCCTTCGCCGTCATGTCGATGACGGCCATCGCTCGAGGTAACGAAGGCCTCATGGTGTCTCTCGGGACACGAGTCGAAGCCGTGGACCGGTCTCGTGGTGGGGACGACCCGACCCCGGCCGCGCAGCATCTTCACTATCGCGGCATCGCTGAGGACGACTGGGTGAAAGAGCTACCGCGGTGGAACGGTGCAGGTCACTTTCTGTACCCTGCGAGTCGTCTGTTCGGTAAGGAGCTGCGGCGATACTTCACCGAACGGTTCCAGAGCGACGCCGACTTCGCGGTCGCATACGCCGGTTTCGAATATCGCCTCGGACTTCTGCAATCGCTTACCGCAGGGCGCAACGCGATCTCGGGCGAGTATGTCAGCGATGGGAACTGGGTAGATGAGGTCCCGAAGGCAGAAATCCGCTTCACGAAGACCCTCGAACACGAAGCGGGGCGCCCATGGCGAAACCTCTTCGCCTCACACGGTCTCGATGCCACGAGCCACCTCGTCGCTCATCGTGCGCGACTCTCCCGCTATCGACGCGACTGGTAACGCTCATACATCACCACGCCTGGCCGTTCTCCCGAATCATATCCGTGGGCGCCACCGCGCCCGCGGATACGCGGAGGACAAGAATGAACGGCACAACACGGCGACACCGCCGGTGGGCTGCGGGCGCAGCTGCGACGCTGGGTGCAACCCTCCTGACAGCCGGCGTGAGCGTCGCAGCGGACGCTGCAGAATTCAACGGTGAGATCGATGCCATCGCCTTTGGACTGGGATACGACCACATCGGGTCGGGCGCGACCAAGGGACCCGAGCAGCTGGGGTCCAAGTTCGACCTTGCTCACTCCGATCTCTACCGCGCTGACATCGTGCACCTCGAATCGGGTGGCAAAGATGGGGGAGACGGCATCGCTCTCACCAAGAACGGCACCGTCATCACGTGGGGAGAGAACAGCACGGGAATCGCGGGCAACGGCGGGACCGACGCCAAGCCGACAGCGACAGCTCTCGACACCACCGGCTCCGAGCTTGACGGCAAGGTCGTCACGACCGTCGCGATTAGCTCTCAGACCGCCTACGCACTGACAAGCGATGGATCGGTCTTCGCCTGGGGCGAAGGATCCGAAGGGCAGATCGGCAACGGTGCACGCGATGACGTGTTCCGTCCCACTCGAGTGCCCGTCACGGGCACTCCACTGGACGGGCAGGACATCACGGGACTGTTCTCAACGGCTGACGGCGCAATGGTGCAGACCGCGTCCGGAGACGTCTACG includes:
- a CDS encoding Ig-like domain-containing protein, whose translation is MLAFAEPRPLTPVDVEGPEAGAEVDPTPEFHGTGDRDATIVFTGSDRDLGSATVARDGTWRFTPAAPLPEGDITVVATQDVDGSVDSVDLKVAVPAEPVAIASHNDGDDFTHGDILHGTGEPGALVTIADAEAKPSMRSARAQATVDVEGVWALALHELEEGERTVTVIQDVDGSSAAVKLAVRAPDTPGPVDPADGSKPGAGERGEANDAKGQLAATGWDLAAISFPVALALLAILVSLTLMRRRTVVGND
- a CDS encoding SIR2 family protein, whose translation is MPAGLSPLVSLATSMHAQPGVYALLLGSGVSTGAGVPTGWGIVGELVSRIAHVAGGEDASAAARANPESWWVENGSGELGYSTLLEALAPTAAARHGLLAEFFEGKDDDDEPVVPSRAHRAIAELVDRGVVRVIVTTNFDRLMERALQERGIEPQVISRPEAVNGMAPLAHSKATIIKLHGDYKDLGTLNTPTELSAYAPEWTTLLGQVFDEYGLVVSGWSAEWDSALVAALEGATSRRYPLYWDARSARHDNATRLLAFRAGTVIPAASADDLFSEMAEALDALDRMSTPPLSTALAVARLKKYLPDPVRRIDLHDLVMSFVEDVVRKIEASPITGDANYADLDRLYEDMFVAMERVTPLLIDGVWHSSGPEHTQLWSDVLQRLLDAALPAPDRWNRAYRGARLIPAFVAFAVMSMTAIARGNEGLMVSLGTRVEAVDRSRGGDDPTPAAQHLHYRGIAEDDWVKELPRWNGAGHFLYPASRLFGKELRRYFTERFQSDADFAVAYAGFEYRLGLLQSLTAGRNAISGEYVSDGNWVDEVPKAEIRFTKTLEHEAGRPWRNLFASHGLDATSHLVAHRARLSRYRRDW
- a CDS encoding KAP family P-loop NTPase fold protein codes for the protein MRDERSARQRAKDGWLRFWGHEVSEDPHDDGASVASTSKSFITDESNAAIAPRFGRADFLRRAWEIIDEARTEEDSSVFGLVGPWGSGKTSMLDWLRAKATEEPADADTTPWTVLTFNPWDYPDAGTLQLGFFGSLNASFGSSKFDAARDLLSDFGVAVAPLTAVASAWGIFDASKVVEGAAKLLGSNRSADAARRKLVDTLKKAKTPVLIVIDDLDRISADELLLTLKLVRQLGRLPYVHYLLSYDESTILDVLTRTNLIGDGQLGRARDYMEKVVQIRFDVPQLRPSDVSELTNEALMDLEADTGHVIDDLARPRFQEAYERFISRRLTTPRALLRYFAQARILSQRFAGEVDLVDFLILTWIRTFEPGVYALLQTRRDELIGSVAAHVDPQERRSPDTIRADWAQAFVDAGTRESETAGVISAVASLFPRFAQSTGSPSGGSSHLGPHIASEDYFDRYFTAGVPDGDLRDSVVRQAIQDFEDGVGETSEAAKSCVSGLETNPNRTAPKIAAAAGDANIKSPATFRWLADMVIQDFDRAKTLDWTLRIHREIARQLKNLPRDDVEAVLRAMSGGRRGAVVATSARWATEMEPDDVPPLEFSSGARRAVTDALRDLLATEDASVVNMRWRVREALTDWDQIDPDGFAAWVDEQKRTHGQLETLSWFARLSVSFPGGIERTRIEGFRTDDARKHFDFEEIASKYADELPDGYLKMDDTPENRRTAALGAVAEAQARP
- a CDS encoding PfkB family carbohydrate kinase, producing MSTESAAMGSAVVIGDALIDEIRDAGGVRELVGGAALNVAVGLRRLGVPTTLIAMVGDDEAGAHIRGYLVDHDVRLIASAAPHGSSRAIVTWSQSGEPQYEFNEAARARSIRYSDEARQAIADAGLVAVSCFPFDVPAEVDALADAVADARVAVDPNPRSGMLRDREEFVRGFESVAADAVIVKVGADDADLLYDGDLDALRARLRGSGADAVLATAGADGAVLESDAGVVRAPISALPGRIVDTVGAGDATLAAVAAGLVAGETDMQALLQRAMDVAAATCRAEGGLLRTPESLADAERGVYGS